From Glycine soja cultivar W05 chromosome 4, ASM419377v2, whole genome shotgun sequence, the proteins below share one genomic window:
- the LOC114410102 gene encoding cell wall / vacuolar inhibitor of fructosidase 2-like, whose product MASSKIIFIFLLFLAHLHQHTFVKGDSSLIKRTCKNTKYYNLCFSSLKSDPSSPNADPKGLAVIMIGIGMTNATSTSSYLSSKLLSPSNNTTLKRVLKECADKYSYAGDALQDSVQDLANEAYDYAYMHITAAKDYPNACHNAFKRYPGLAYPRDLASREDGLKHICDVAMGIIDNLDW is encoded by the coding sequence ATGGCTTCTTCTAAGATCATCTTCATATTTCTCCTCTTTCTAGCACACCTTCATCAACATACATTTGTGAAAGGAGATTCCAGTTTGATAAAGAGAACTTGCAAGAACACCAAGTACTACAATCTATGCTTCTCTTCCCTCAAATCTGATCCTAGCAGTCCAAACGCAGATCCTAAGGGCCTAGCTGTGATCATGATTGGGATTGGAATGACCAATGCCACTTCCACTTCTTCCTACTTGTCTTCAAAGTTGCTTAGCCCCTCCAACAACACAACCTTGAAAAGGGTCCTAAAGGAGTGTGCAGATAAGTACTCATATGCTGGTGATGCCCTCCAAGATTCGGTTCAGGATTTGGCTAATGAGGCTTATGACTATGCTTACATGCACATCACTGCCGCCAAAGATTACCCAAATGCTTGCCACAACGCTTTCAAACGGTACCCCGGTTTGGCTTATCCTCGTGATCTTGCTAGTAGAGAAGATGGTTTGAAGCATATAtgtgatgtggcaatggggatTATAGATAATCTTGATTGGTAG